One segment of Bacillus alkalisoli DNA contains the following:
- the spoIIAA gene encoding anti-sigma F factor antagonist — MSLSIDFEIKKNVLLIRLAGELDHHTAEALRAEASAIIEEHSITHILLNLEELSFMDSSGLGVILGRYKQVKNVGGEMVICSISPAVKRLFDMSGLFKIMRLEESEQHALSRLGVA, encoded by the coding sequence GTGAGTCTTTCTATTGATTTTGAAATTAAGAAAAATGTGTTACTCATTCGTCTGGCAGGTGAGCTTGATCATCATACAGCTGAGGCGTTGCGCGCGGAAGCTTCTGCCATAATTGAGGAACATTCGATTACACACATTTTATTAAACTTGGAAGAACTGTCCTTTATGGATAGCTCTGGCCTTGGTGTGATTTTAGGTAGATATAAACAAGTGAAAAATGTTGGTGGAGAAATGGTAATCTGCTCGATTTCACCTGCAGTAAAACGTTTATTTGACATGTCAGGTTTGTTTAAAATTATGCGTTTAGAAGAAAGTGAACAGCATGCACTGAGTAGATTGGGGGTGGCGTAA
- a CDS encoding pyrimidine-nucleoside phosphorylase: MRMVDLIEKKRDGKELSTEEINFIINGFTDGSIPDYQMSALNMAIFFKGMTDQERADLTMAMVNSGDTIDLSAIEGIKVDKHSTGGVGDTTTLVLAPLVAALGVPVAKMSGRGLGHTGGTIDKLEAVPGFHVEIDNQQFIDLVNKNKVAVIGQSGNLTPADKKLYALRDVTATVNSIPLIASSIMSKKIAAGADAIVLDVKTGAGAFMKDLDEAKKLAKAMVDIGNNVGRRTMAVISDMSQPLGYAIGNALEIKEAIDTLRGEGPEDLHELCLTLGSYMVYLAEKADSLEDARTKLEEVINNGKALEVLKTFLEAQGGDPSVVDNPSNLPQAKYVVELEALEEGTVSEIVADSLGTAAMLLGAGRATKDSVIDLAVGIVLRKKIGDKVAKGESLATIHSNQENVEEVKQKLYNSMKITNGNVTVPPLVYDTISE; the protein is encoded by the coding sequence ATGAGAATGGTTGACTTAATCGAGAAAAAACGTGACGGAAAAGAACTATCTACAGAAGAAATTAACTTTATTATAAACGGTTTTACAGACGGCTCTATCCCGGATTATCAAATGAGTGCTTTAAACATGGCAATCTTTTTTAAAGGCATGACAGACCAAGAGCGTGCAGACTTAACAATGGCTATGGTTAACTCGGGTGACACGATAGACTTATCGGCAATAGAAGGAATTAAAGTAGACAAACATAGTACTGGCGGAGTTGGCGATACAACTACTTTAGTATTAGCACCACTTGTAGCAGCGTTAGGTGTCCCTGTTGCAAAAATGTCTGGCCGTGGTTTAGGTCACACAGGTGGAACAATTGACAAACTAGAAGCGGTTCCAGGTTTCCACGTGGAAATTGACAACCAACAATTCATCGACTTAGTAAATAAAAATAAAGTAGCTGTAATCGGTCAAAGTGGAAATTTAACTCCTGCTGATAAAAAGTTATATGCACTACGTGACGTTACAGCAACAGTAAACAGCATCCCTCTAATCGCAAGTTCTATTATGAGTAAAAAAATCGCAGCGGGCGCAGATGCAATTGTACTAGATGTTAAAACGGGTGCTGGCGCATTCATGAAAGATTTAGATGAAGCGAAAAAATTAGCCAAAGCAATGGTAGACATCGGTAACAACGTAGGGCGTCGCACAATGGCTGTTATTTCTGACATGAGCCAGCCACTTGGATATGCAATAGGTAATGCTTTAGAAATTAAAGAAGCGATCGATACGTTACGCGGAGAAGGTCCAGAAGACTTACATGAACTTTGCCTAACTCTAGGAAGCTACATGGTATACTTAGCGGAAAAAGCGGACTCATTAGAAGATGCACGTACAAAACTAGAAGAAGTTATTAATAATGGGAAAGCACTTGAAGTGTTAAAGACGTTCTTAGAGGCACAAGGTGGAGATCCATCTGTTGTCGATAATCCATCTAACCTTCCACAAGCTAAATATGTAGTAGAACTAGAAGCATTAGAAGAAGGAACGGTATCTGAAATCGTTGCAGACTCGCTTGGCACAGCAGCGATGTTATTAGGAGCAGGTCGCGCAACAAAAGATTCTGTGATTGACCTTGCAGTAGGTATCGTTTTACGTAAGAAAATCGGTGACAAAGTAGCAAAAGGTGAATCTTTAGCTACCATTCATAGTAACCAAGAGAATGTCGAGGAAGTAAAACAAAAACTATACAACAGTATGAAAATTACAAATGGTAATGTTACAGTTCCACCACTTGTGTATGATACAATTTCGGAATAA
- a CDS encoding D-alanyl-D-alanine carboxypeptidase family protein — protein sequence MKKFVIAIVSFVFALSAYTNVTFAQEQTVELASNARSAILIERDTGQVLYEKNGNEKLPPASMTKIMTMLLIMEAIDKGELTWDEKIRTSEHAASMGGSQIFLEAGEEMTTDEMLRGIAIASGNDASVAMAERLAGSEEAFVQMMNNRSEELGLKNTKFQNPTGLPAKEHYSTANDMALIAKELLKFDDAITKYTGQYEDYLREDTDKKFWLVNTNRLVKFYPGVDGVKTGFTQEAKYCLTATAKKDDMRVIAVVFGAPTPKDRNAQITKMLDYAFSQYKTHPMFERNQTVAKVKVSKGAEKEIDAVTSEPISVLTKKGENIDDVVQEVKLNTSLKAPVKKGDVVGTIMLKKGDKVLSESNLVAGADDPEASWWKLLKRTMGTFTKAS from the coding sequence ATGAAAAAATTCGTAATCGCTATTGTTTCATTCGTTTTTGCTTTATCTGCATACACAAATGTGACGTTTGCACAGGAACAAACAGTAGAATTAGCTAGCAATGCCAGGTCTGCTATTTTAATTGAAAGAGATACTGGACAAGTTTTATATGAGAAAAACGGGAATGAAAAGCTTCCACCCGCTAGTATGACAAAAATTATGACAATGCTTTTAATTATGGAAGCAATCGATAAAGGTGAACTAACGTGGGATGAGAAAATTCGTACGAGTGAACATGCTGCTTCTATGGGAGGTTCGCAAATCTTCTTAGAGGCTGGAGAAGAAATGACAACAGATGAAATGCTTCGCGGTATTGCAATAGCGTCTGGTAACGATGCATCGGTTGCAATGGCGGAACGTCTTGCGGGTTCTGAAGAAGCATTCGTGCAAATGATGAATAACCGTTCAGAGGAGCTAGGACTTAAAAATACAAAGTTCCAAAATCCTACTGGATTACCAGCTAAAGAACATTACAGTACTGCCAACGATATGGCACTCATCGCAAAAGAACTATTAAAGTTTGACGATGCAATTACGAAATATACAGGGCAGTACGAAGACTACCTTCGTGAAGATACGGATAAGAAATTTTGGTTAGTTAATACAAATCGCCTTGTGAAATTCTATCCAGGAGTAGACGGGGTGAAAACAGGTTTTACACAAGAAGCGAAATATTGTTTAACCGCTACAGCTAAAAAAGATGATATGCGTGTTATTGCTGTTGTTTTTGGAGCTCCAACTCCAAAAGACAGAAATGCACAAATTACAAAAATGTTAGACTACGCTTTTAGTCAATATAAAACACACCCAATGTTCGAGAGAAATCAAACTGTTGCGAAAGTAAAAGTAAGCAAAGGTGCGGAAAAAGAAATTGATGCTGTTACTTCAGAGCCGATTTCTGTTCTGACAAAAAAAGGTGAGAATATTGATGATGTAGTTCAAGAAGTGAAATTAAATACAAGCTTAAAGGCACCTGTAAAAAAAGGTGATGTGGTTGGCACCATCATGTTGAAAAAAGGGGACAAAGTATTATCTGAAAGTAACTTAGTTGCTGGCGCTGATGATCCTGAAGCATCTTGGTGGAAATTATTAAAGCGTACAATGGGTACATTTACCAAAGCATCTTAA
- a CDS encoding endonuclease Q family protein, which translates to MHRYFVDLHIHLGSTNTGKPVKITASKNLTLENVIIEARDRKGMNMIGVIDCHVPEVLLQLRRWQKEGNLIEGEEGGLNFQELTLILGSELEIYDENCSGPIHVLIYIPTIEGMWQFSNWLSERLKNITLSSQRVYENAQVIQEKVKELKGLFIPAHIFTPFKSMFGRGVRKEITEVFNPELIDGVELGLSSNTEMASSISQLNGYTFLTNSDAHSLQKIGREYQVMQMASPSFEELRKILHNMDGRKVLTNYGLNPYLGKYYKTACEKCFSHKENGVIQCANCGHERFVKGVSSRIDELSDQPTKLENRPPYIHQVPLDFIPGVGPRTLLKLRETFHTEMNVLHYTTKDQLSEVVGEKIANLIDGARKGTLQYHAGGAGKFGKVSPDK; encoded by the coding sequence TTGCATCGTTACTTTGTTGACCTACATATTCACTTAGGATCTACAAATACAGGCAAGCCAGTAAAAATAACCGCATCGAAAAACTTAACGCTTGAAAACGTAATAATAGAGGCTAGAGACAGAAAAGGTATGAACATGATTGGAGTGATTGATTGTCACGTTCCCGAAGTATTGCTTCAGCTTCGCAGGTGGCAAAAAGAAGGGAATTTAATAGAGGGTGAAGAAGGTGGACTGAACTTTCAAGAGCTTACCCTTATTTTAGGTTCAGAACTTGAAATCTACGATGAAAATTGTTCAGGGCCAATTCATGTTCTCATATACATCCCTACGATTGAAGGGATGTGGCAATTTTCTAATTGGCTAAGCGAACGGTTAAAAAATATCACGCTTTCCTCGCAAAGAGTATACGAAAATGCACAAGTGATTCAAGAAAAAGTGAAAGAGTTAAAAGGCTTATTTATCCCAGCGCACATTTTTACTCCTTTTAAAAGTATGTTCGGTCGAGGTGTAAGAAAAGAAATAACAGAGGTATTTAATCCAGAGTTAATAGACGGTGTAGAGCTAGGGTTAAGTTCTAATACAGAGATGGCATCTTCCATAAGCCAATTAAATGGCTACACATTTTTAACGAACTCTGATGCCCATTCTTTACAGAAAATTGGTCGCGAGTATCAAGTGATGCAAATGGCTAGTCCTTCTTTTGAAGAGCTAAGAAAAATTTTACATAACATGGATGGAAGAAAAGTGTTAACTAATTATGGGCTAAACCCCTACTTGGGAAAATATTATAAAACAGCATGTGAAAAATGCTTTTCACATAAGGAAAATGGTGTGATACAATGTGCTAATTGTGGTCATGAACGTTTCGTCAAAGGTGTTAGCTCAAGAATTGACGAACTTTCTGATCAACCCACTAAACTTGAAAATCGTCCACCATATATTCATCAAGTACCACTTGATTTTATTCCAGGTGTAGGTCCAAGAACTCTTTTAAAGTTACGGGAAACATTTCATACAGAAATGAACGTTTTGCATTACACAACAAAGGATCAATTGAGTGAGGTTGTTGGTGAAAAAATAGCCAATTTAATTGATGGTGCTAGAAAAGGAACTTTACAGTATCATGCAGGTGGCGCAGGGAAGTTCGGAAAAGTTTCTCCAGATAAATAA
- the fur gene encoding ferric iron uptake transcriptional regulator codes for MENRIDRIKKHLHSASYKLTPQREATVRVLLEHEEDHLSAEDVYLLVKEKSPEIGLATVYRTLELLTELKIVDKINFGDGVSRYDLRQEGAKHFHHHLVCIECGAVDEIQDDLLEDVEAIVERDWNFKIKDHRLTFHGVCHRCQDETTEEETNE; via the coding sequence ATGGAAAATAGAATTGATCGTATTAAAAAACACTTACACTCCGCAAGTTACAAATTAACTCCTCAGCGGGAAGCGACTGTTAGAGTACTACTAGAGCACGAAGAGGACCATTTAAGCGCGGAAGATGTATACCTCCTAGTTAAAGAAAAGTCCCCAGAAATTGGACTTGCTACTGTATATCGAACGCTAGAATTATTAACCGAACTAAAAATTGTTGATAAAATAAATTTCGGTGACGGCGTGTCCCGATATGACCTTCGTCAAGAAGGAGCTAAACACTTCCACCACCATCTAGTTTGTATTGAATGTGGTGCGGTGGACGAAATTCAAGACGACCTATTAGAAGATGTCGAAGCAATTGTGGAACGTGACTGGAACTTCAAAATTAAAGACCACCGCCTAACTTTCCACGGCGTATGTCACCGTTGCCAAGACGAAACAACTGAAGAAGAAACGAATGAATAA
- a CDS encoding NUDIX hydrolase has translation MDHLKETTIKTEKLFTGRVIDLYLEEVKLPNGKTSTREIVKHPGAVAIIAVTEERKLVLVRQYRKAMEKALVEIPAGKLEKGESPEVTALRELQEETGYTCESLTKVISFYTSPGFADELVHLFIANGLKKDTEVHSLDEDEFVDVLEVTLEEAIQLIEKEEIHDAKTAFAVQFLQLQKVNGK, from the coding sequence ATGGATCATTTAAAAGAGACAACGATAAAAACCGAAAAACTATTTACTGGTCGAGTGATTGATTTATATTTAGAGGAAGTAAAATTACCAAATGGAAAAACGAGCACGAGAGAAATTGTTAAACACCCAGGTGCGGTAGCAATTATTGCGGTTACGGAAGAAAGGAAATTAGTACTAGTTAGACAATATCGAAAAGCGATGGAAAAGGCTCTAGTCGAGATTCCTGCAGGTAAGCTCGAAAAAGGCGAAAGCCCAGAGGTAACAGCATTAAGAGAACTTCAAGAAGAAACTGGCTACACTTGTGAATCTTTAACAAAGGTAATCAGCTTTTATACATCACCAGGTTTTGCTGACGAGTTAGTACACTTATTCATTGCAAATGGTTTGAAAAAAGACACAGAAGTACATTCGTTAGATGAAGATGAGTTTGTGGATGTATTAGAAGTGACATTAGAAGAAGCGATACAGTTAATAGAAAAGGAAGAAATTCATGATGCGAAAACGGCGTTTGCTGTTCAATTTTTACAATTACAAAAAGTGAACGGAAAGTAA
- a CDS encoding GNAT family N-acetyltransferase → MNPVLLDFPHEFSSDRLFIRIPLPGDGPFVHDAVKHSLKELQPWMPFAQELSSLEDMEANIREAHAAFLLRKDLRLHIFHKEEGYFIGSTGFHRLDWKTKKVEIGYWIDSRYSGKGYMREAVQALTDFAFTHFEANRVEIRCDELNVKSRKVAETVGFELEGILRNESLAVDGKTLRNACIYSKIRE, encoded by the coding sequence ATGAATCCAGTATTATTAGATTTTCCTCATGAGTTTTCGTCAGATCGGTTGTTTATTCGCATCCCTCTTCCTGGGGATGGCCCATTTGTACACGATGCGGTTAAACATTCATTAAAAGAGTTACAACCGTGGATGCCTTTCGCGCAAGAGCTTTCTTCCTTGGAAGATATGGAAGCAAATATTCGCGAGGCGCATGCAGCATTTTTACTACGAAAAGATTTAAGGCTACATATTTTCCATAAAGAAGAAGGTTATTTCATCGGATCAACAGGTTTTCACCGTTTAGACTGGAAGACAAAAAAAGTAGAAATAGGCTATTGGATAGACTCTCGTTATAGCGGAAAAGGTTACATGCGAGAAGCGGTTCAAGCATTAACGGATTTTGCTTTTACACATTTTGAAGCAAATCGTGTAGAAATACGATGTGATGAACTTAATGTAAAAAGTAGAAAAGTTGCAGAAACAGTTGGATTTGAATTAGAAGGGATTTTACGTAATGAAAGTTTAGCAGTGGATGGAAAAACATTGAGAAATGCTTGTATTTATTCAAAAATAAGAGAATAA
- the deoB gene encoding phosphopentomutase: protein MSSYTYKRIFLIVMDSVGIGEAPDAKEFGDAGSDTIGNIALHMNGLHMPNIAQLGLSNIREIKGIEKAQKPLAFYTKMEEASTGKDTMTGHWELMGLRIDTPFRVFPEGFPDELLNELEARTGRKIIGNKPASGTEILDELGKEHMETGAIIVYTSADSVLQIAAHEDIVSIEELYDICKIARELTLDEKYMVGRIIARPFLGTPGDFKRTSNRHDYALKPFERTVMNELKDSGFDVISIGKIADIYDGEGVTNSLRTVSNMDGMDKIVDTVEMDFTGLSFLNLVDFDAVFGHRRDPEGYGKALEEFDARLPEVISNLKENDLLIITADHGNDPTFPGTDHTREYVPLLVYSPSMTEGKELEIRKTFADVGATVADNFNVKMPKHGESFLPNLK, encoded by the coding sequence TTGAGTTCTTATACATATAAACGTATTTTTTTAATTGTGATGGATTCAGTAGGTATTGGCGAGGCGCCAGATGCAAAAGAATTTGGGGATGCAGGTTCTGATACGATTGGAAACATTGCACTGCATATGAACGGACTTCACATGCCGAACATAGCACAACTGGGTTTAAGCAATATCCGTGAAATTAAAGGAATTGAAAAAGCCCAAAAGCCACTTGCATTCTATACAAAAATGGAAGAAGCATCAACAGGTAAAGACACAATGACTGGTCACTGGGAGTTAATGGGATTAAGAATTGATACGCCGTTCCGCGTTTTCCCTGAAGGTTTCCCAGATGAATTATTAAATGAACTGGAAGCTCGCACTGGTCGTAAAATCATCGGTAACAAGCCTGCTTCTGGAACAGAAATACTTGATGAACTTGGCAAAGAGCACATGGAAACAGGGGCCATAATCGTTTACACGTCCGCGGATTCTGTATTACAAATTGCAGCTCATGAAGACATTGTTTCGATTGAAGAACTTTATGATATTTGTAAAATTGCACGTGAACTAACACTAGATGAGAAATATATGGTTGGTAGAATTATTGCACGTCCTTTCTTAGGAACACCTGGTGATTTCAAACGCACATCGAACCGTCATGATTACGCACTAAAACCATTTGAAAGAACCGTTATGAATGAATTAAAAGATTCTGGCTTTGACGTCATTTCTATCGGAAAAATTGCCGACATTTATGATGGAGAAGGGGTTACTAACTCTCTTCGCACTGTTTCCAACATGGACGGCATGGATAAAATCGTTGATACGGTAGAAATGGACTTCACAGGTTTAAGTTTCTTAAACTTAGTAGATTTTGATGCTGTTTTCGGACACCGTCGTGATCCAGAAGGTTATGGTAAAGCGTTAGAAGAATTTGATGCCCGCCTACCGGAAGTTATTTCAAACTTAAAAGAAAACGACCTTTTAATTATTACAGCAGACCATGGTAACGATCCAACGTTCCCAGGCACAGACCATACGCGTGAATATGTACCGCTACTAGTTTACTCACCTTCTATGACAGAAGGAAAAGAATTAGAAATAAGAAAAACATTTGCAGATGTTGGAGCAACAGTGGCTGACAACTTTAATGTAAAAATGCCAAAGCACGGCGAAAGCTTTTTGCCAAATCTAAAATAG
- a CDS encoding aldo/keto reductase, producing MLRKNRIGQSSLFVSEIGLGCMSLGTDEKKAVDIVKKAIDIGINYLDTADLYDFGLNEAIVGNAIRENRDNVILATKVGNRFEEGKSGWDWDPSKSYIKSAVKKSLHRMQTDYIDLYQLHGGTLEDNLEETIEAFDELVDEGVIRYYGISSIRPNVIKEYVQKSNIVSVMMQYSILDRRPEEQILDLLYDHHISVIARGPLAKGLLTDKFTEKINGSTYLDYTTDDLTTFLPKLKSHFENKSLNNVSLRYSLHHPAVAAVIPGASSMNQLLENVEQVLAGPLTDEEYLWIQSNSKENVYSSHRD from the coding sequence TTGTTAAGAAAAAATCGTATCGGACAATCTAGTTTATTTGTTAGCGAAATCGGACTAGGCTGTATGTCACTCGGAACGGATGAAAAGAAAGCAGTTGACATCGTTAAGAAAGCAATAGACATAGGAATAAACTATTTGGACACCGCCGACTTATATGATTTTGGTTTAAATGAGGCTATCGTTGGAAATGCCATTAGAGAAAACCGTGACAATGTTATTCTAGCTACAAAAGTTGGAAACCGTTTTGAAGAAGGTAAGTCTGGATGGGATTGGGATCCTTCTAAATCTTATATAAAATCTGCAGTGAAGAAAAGTTTACACCGTATGCAAACAGATTATATTGATTTATATCAACTTCACGGTGGAACATTGGAAGACAACTTGGAAGAGACTATTGAAGCATTTGATGAGCTAGTGGATGAAGGAGTAATTAGATATTATGGTATTTCTTCTATCCGTCCAAACGTTATAAAGGAGTATGTGCAAAAATCGAATATCGTATCTGTTATGATGCAATATAGCATATTAGACCGAAGACCTGAGGAACAAATCTTAGACTTATTATATGATCATCATATTAGCGTTATTGCACGAGGACCGCTAGCAAAAGGTTTATTAACAGATAAATTCACTGAAAAGATAAATGGATCTACATACTTAGATTACACTACCGATGATTTAACTACCTTCTTACCAAAGTTAAAAAGTCATTTTGAAAATAAGTCATTAAACAATGTTTCGTTACGCTATAGTTTGCATCACCCTGCAGTTGCAGCAGTTATTCCAGGTGCTAGTTCTATGAACCAACTACTTGAAAATGTGGAACAAGTTCTAGCCGGTCCACTAACTGATGAAGAGTACTTGTGGATACAATCAAACTCAAAAGAAAACGTTTATAGTTCTCATCGAGATTAA
- a CDS encoding purine-nucleoside phosphorylase produces MNNSVSFIKEKLTNTPTIGLILGSGLGVLAEEIQSPIVIPYSEIPDFPVSTVEGHAGQLVIGELEGKTVIAMQGRFHFYEGYSMEKVTFPVRVMKLLGVETVIVTNAAGGVNTSFEAGDLMIITDHINNMGTNPLIGPNDAQFGARFPDMSTAYCKDLQKLAKATAEKLGIKVQEGVYVGNTGPTYETPAEVRMLRTWGGDAVGMSTVPEVIIARHSGMKVLGISCISNMAAGILDQPLTHDEVMETTEMVRANFLGLVKTIIKDM; encoded by the coding sequence ATGAATAATTCTGTTTCATTTATTAAAGAAAAATTAACAAATACACCGACAATCGGTTTAATTTTAGGCTCTGGCTTAGGAGTTTTAGCAGAAGAAATTCAATCACCAATCGTCATTCCATATAGCGAAATTCCTGATTTCCCAGTTTCAACAGTAGAAGGTCATGCTGGTCAACTTGTAATTGGTGAATTAGAAGGGAAAACAGTTATTGCCATGCAAGGTCGTTTCCACTTCTATGAAGGATACTCCATGGAAAAGGTAACATTCCCAGTTCGCGTAATGAAACTTTTAGGAGTAGAAACAGTTATTGTTACAAATGCTGCAGGTGGAGTAAATACTTCTTTTGAAGCTGGCGACTTAATGATTATTACAGATCATATTAATAACATGGGGACAAACCCATTAATCGGTCCTAACGATGCGCAGTTCGGTGCACGTTTCCCTGATATGTCCACTGCATATTGCAAAGACTTACAAAAATTAGCGAAAGCTACTGCTGAAAAATTAGGCATTAAAGTACAAGAGGGAGTATATGTTGGAAACACTGGACCAACATACGAAACACCTGCTGAAGTTCGCATGCTACGTACTTGGGGTGGAGATGCAGTTGGAATGTCAACAGTTCCAGAAGTAATCATTGCTCGTCATAGCGGTATGAAAGTTCTAGGTATTTCTTGTATTTCGAACATGGCTGCAGGTATTCTAGACCAACCATTAACACACGACGAAGTAATGGAAACAACAGAAATGGTTCGCGCAAACTTCCTTGGTCTAGTAAAAACTATTATCAAAGATATGTAA
- the spoIIM gene encoding stage II sporulation protein M, with the protein MKKQTKFSSILGHVRDNSSLYLFVVVLFFMGVIFGAIVVNSMNFSQKQDLLVYLNRFFGQVSEGQLADSREIFFQSFFKHMRYALVMWVLGISIIGLPVILILLFLKGVVVGFTVGFIVSQLSWKGFLLAFGTILPQNLVAIPAYIVIGALSVAFSMKMIRQLFVKKITEPFFQSFLRYSIIMVIIVVVLGVASFVEAYFSPLLMKSIVSILD; encoded by the coding sequence ATGAAGAAACAGACCAAGTTTTCGTCGATACTAGGACATGTTAGAGACAATTCCTCATTATACCTATTTGTCGTTGTGTTATTTTTCATGGGAGTCATTTTCGGCGCAATCGTCGTCAATAGTATGAACTTTTCGCAAAAGCAAGATTTGCTCGTGTATCTCAATCGCTTTTTTGGACAAGTATCCGAAGGTCAATTAGCAGATTCAAGAGAAATCTTTTTCCAAAGTTTCTTCAAACATATGAGATATGCCCTCGTAATGTGGGTGCTTGGCATCTCGATAATAGGTTTGCCCGTTATACTAATCTTGCTTTTCTTAAAGGGTGTAGTAGTGGGCTTTACTGTAGGGTTTATTGTAAGTCAATTAAGTTGGAAAGGATTTTTACTGGCGTTTGGCACCATTTTGCCTCAAAACCTAGTGGCAATTCCGGCATACATTGTTATTGGGGCTCTTTCAGTAGCATTCTCGATGAAAATGATTCGTCAGTTGTTTGTAAAAAAAATAACCGAGCCATTTTTTCAATCGTTCCTGCGCTACTCTATCATAATGGTCATTATCGTAGTAGTGTTAGGTGTAGCGTCGTTCGTCGAAGCATATTTCTCTCCTTTATTAATGAAATCAATAGTAAGTATATTAGATTAA
- the xerD gene encoding site-specific tyrosine recombinase XerD — protein sequence MKDHLQDFLHFLLVEKGLADNTIISYERDLKSYLQYIEKVEGITSINNAKRNEILQFLKHCHEKGKSSKTIARHIASIRSFHQFLLRDKVTDHDPTVHIDTPQPEVKLPKVLSIEEVQALLEAPKTNTPIGIRDKAMLELLYATGIRVSELTSLKLSDAHISMGFIRCIGKGNKERIIPIGKLAQDAIEKYINESRPAFNKKQQSDALFLNYQGNALSRQGFWKILKTLTKEAGIQKDLTPHTLRHSFATHLLENGADLRAVQEMLGHADISTTQIYTHVTKGRLKDVYSQFHPRA from the coding sequence ATGAAGGACCACTTACAAGATTTTTTGCACTTTTTATTAGTAGAAAAAGGGCTAGCGGATAATACAATTATTTCATACGAACGAGATTTAAAAAGCTATCTACAATATATAGAAAAAGTAGAAGGGATCACTTCTATTAACAACGCTAAACGAAACGAAATTTTACAGTTTCTTAAACATTGTCATGAAAAAGGAAAGTCTTCGAAGACGATTGCTAGGCATATTGCCTCCATCCGATCTTTTCATCAATTTTTATTAAGAGATAAAGTAACCGATCACGATCCAACTGTACATATTGATACGCCTCAACCAGAAGTGAAACTTCCTAAAGTTTTATCAATCGAAGAGGTACAAGCATTGCTTGAAGCACCGAAAACAAACACACCTATAGGTATACGAGATAAGGCGATGCTCGAACTTTTATATGCAACAGGAATTCGTGTGTCAGAGCTAACATCCCTTAAATTGAGCGATGCACATATTTCGATGGGATTTATCCGATGTATTGGAAAAGGGAATAAAGAACGTATCATACCTATTGGAAAACTAGCTCAAGACGCTATCGAGAAATATATTAATGAAAGTCGTCCAGCATTCAATAAGAAACAACAATCAGACGCACTTTTTTTAAACTATCAAGGAAATGCGTTATCTCGCCAAGGATTTTGGAAAATTCTTAAAACCTTAACAAAAGAAGCAGGCATTCAAAAAGATTTAACACCGCATACATTACGGCATTCTTTTGCCACTCATTTGCTAGAAAATGGGGCAGACTTGCGTGCTGTTCAAGAAATGCTTGGACATGCTGATATATCCACTACACAAATCTACACACATGTAACAAAAGGTAGATTAAAAGACGTCTATAGTCAATTTCACCCACGTGCTTAA
- the mciZ gene encoding Z-ring formation inhibitor MciZ: MKVLVRENGVVLVGKAWEIREKLKEYCKMYDTVQEWISLKESK, translated from the coding sequence ATGAAGGTATTGGTGCGAGAAAATGGTGTTGTGCTTGTAGGAAAAGCATGGGAAATAAGGGAGAAGTTAAAGGAATATTGCAAGATGTATGATACCGTTCAAGAATGGATTTCGCTCAAAGAAAGTAAATGA
- a CDS encoding YqzK family protein, giving the protein MKSMFESVYNTIKVFILFTGCTILFYYGIVWLNQEYENYHRYDVPEGAAVKVTKMVEEKDDSWVQRLLFFYHYGE; this is encoded by the coding sequence ATGAAATCTATGTTTGAATCCGTTTATAATACAATAAAAGTGTTTATTTTGTTTACAGGATGTACGATTCTTTTTTATTATGGTATTGTATGGCTAAACCAAGAATATGAGAATTACCACAGATACGATGTTCCAGAAGGAGCAGCCGTAAAAGTAACAAAAATGGTGGAGGAGAAGGACGACAGCTGGGTACAGCGTCTATTGTTTTTTTACCACTACGGGGAGTAG